A region from the Panicum hallii strain FIL2 chromosome 1, PHallii_v3.1, whole genome shotgun sequence genome encodes:
- the LOC112880284 gene encoding probable histone deacetylase 19 — protein MDLSSAGSGGNSLPSVGADGQKRRVCYFYDPEVGNYYYGQGHPMKPHRIRMTHSLLARYGLLNQMQVYRPNPARDRDLCRFHADDYINFLRSVTPETQQDQIRLLKRFNVGEDCPVFDGLYSFCQTYAGASVGGAVKLNHGHDIAINWSGGLHHAKKCEASGFCYVNDIVLAILELLKHHERVLYVDIDIHHGDGVEEAFYTTDRVMTVSFHKFGDYFPGTGDIRDIGHSKGKYYSLNVPLDDGIDDESYQSLFKPIMGKVMEVFRPGAVVLQCGADSLSGDRLGCFNLSIRGHAECVKYMRSFNVPLLLLGGGGYTIRNVARCWCYETGVALGQELEDKMPVNEYYEYFGPDYTLHVAPSNMENKNTRNQLDDIRSKLLDNLSKLRHAPSVQFQERPPDTELPEPDEDQADPDERHDPDSDMEVDDHKAVEESTRRSSILGIRVKREFGENETKIQDGSRVTSEHRGLEPMVEDIGPSKQAPADANAMAIDEPGNVKNEPESSTKLPDQPAMYHKP, from the exons atggaccTCTCCTCGGCGGGCTCCGGCGGCAACTCGCTGCCGTCGGTCGGCGCCGACGGGCAGAAGCGGCGCGTGTGCTACTTCTACGACCCGGAGGTGGGCAACTACTACTACGGGCAGGGCCACCCGATGAAGCCGCACCGCATCCGGATGACGCACTCGCTGCTCGCCCGCTACGGCCTCCTCAACCAGATGCAGGTCTACCGCCCCAACCCCGCCCGCGACCGCGACCTCTGCCGCTTTCAcgccgacgactacatcaacttcctCCGCTCCGTCACGCCCGAGACGCAGCAGGACCAGATCCGCCTCCTCAAGCGATTCAACGTCGGCGAGGACTGCCCCGTCTTCGACGGCCTCTACAGCTTCTGCCAGACGTacgccggcgcctccgtcggGGGGGCCGTCAAGCTCAACCACGGCCACGACATCGCTATCAACTGGTCGGGGGGCCTGCACCACGCCAAGAAGTGCGAGGCGTCCGGCTTCTGCTACGTCAACGACATCGTGCTCGCCATACTCGAGCTCCTCAAGCACCACGAG AGAGTTCTGTATGTTGATATTGATATCCACCATGGAGACGGAGTCGAGGAGGCTTTCTACACAACAGACAGGGTTATGACTGTCTCGTTCCACAAGTTTGGGGATTATTTCCCAGGAACAGGGGATATCCGTGACATCGGGCACTCAAAGGGGAAGTACTACTCTCTGAATGTCCCGCTTGATGATGGGATTGATGATGAAAGCTATCAGTCCCTGTTCAAGCCAATCATGGGCAAGGTTATGGAGGTTTTCCGCCCTGGCGCAGTTGTGCTTCAGTGCGGTGCTGATTCCTTGTCTGGGGATAGGCTTGGCTGCTTCAATCTCTCTATCAGAGGTCATGCAGAATGTGTCAAGTACATGAGGTCTTTCAACGTTCCATTGTTGCTTCTCGGTGGTGGTGGATATACCATAAGAAATGTTGCACGGTGCTGGTGTTATGAG ACGGGAGTTGCTCTTGGTCAAGAGCTGGAAGACAAGATGCCTGTCAACGAGTATTATGAATACTTCGGTCCAGATTACACTCTTCATGTTGCACCAAGTAACATGGAGAACAAAAATACACGAAACCAACTGGATGATATTAGAAGCAAACTTCTGGATAATCTTTCAAAACTTCGACATGCTCCTAGCGTCCAGTTTCAAGAGCGGCCTCCTGACACTGAGTTACCTGAG CCAGATGAAGATCAAGCGGATCCAGATGAAAGGCATGATCCAGATTCTGACATGGAAGTGGATGATCACAAGGCTGTGGAAGAGTCAACAAg GAGGAGCAGCATTCTAGGTATTAGAGTTAAGAGAGAATTTGGTGAAAATGAGACCAAAATTCAg GATGGTAGCAGGGTTACATCTGAACATAGAGGACTGGAACCCATGGTAGAAGACATTGGTCCCTCCAAGCAAGCTCCT GCGGATGCTAATGCGATGGCCATCGACGAGCCAGGCAACGTCAAGAATGAACCAGAGAGCTCAACTAAATTACCAGACCAACCAGCCATGTACCATAAGCCATGA
- the LOC112885606 gene encoding ethylene receptor 4-like, producing MASAAADAVLVRTARRCGGCDGREDAAVDALLQWQKMGDLLIAASLLSIPLELLYFATCAALAPLRRALLQLGTFIVMCGAYHLLNALAYDRPGSRRVLLALTFAKALGAVATSAAAVSLPVFFPRLLRIKVRESLLRTKARQLDRDLAAVRRREEAVWRVARAVARHVRDSADARAILRTTTLQLAAALSLHECAVWMPAALPHRGVLQLTHQLLPDEGGKVLDRGTRAISVRHPDVAAVLASKDAEVLRPGSVLEAATGGGLPPAGVAAAIRIPYFHGGSCASELAGYAILVLVRRGNDDHRSSSSAASTWSNQDLEVVKVVADQVAVALSHAAALEESQLIRRELAEQHGALVHARSELEAATRSRNAARGAVRDAVGRPMHAVVGLLSVMQQEAAALRPEQRLAVDAIARTSALSSTLVDHVMETLSTTTGNHDPPPPSSGPTLVARRPFDLRSLVTDAASVGGCLALCRGLGFSHHLEASSLPEWVVGDDKRVFHLLLHMVGALLSRCHGHVAGGVLSFSVCSFSNIVGDDQDRIPVPERAKFSGGNQVFVKFQVGLTRSPESDPGSSPATRPPPSGLAPESGDDTGVRLSTAMCKRIAQLKFVQMMNGNMWWASESEGFGETMTLLLRFQLQQPLNPHVPGSGTYRIGASVPHHHHHFNGLRILLADGDATSMEVTRKLLERLGCEVLPVPSAADCLSLLGWSGGGAAAAAAEPPFQMVVLDIDASGAGAAAAAANGFEVALRIRELSNACWLLILVAVAASGVDDGVRDMCRRAGVNGLIQKPVTLPALGAQLRSVLQSN from the exons ATGGCGTCTGCGGCGGCGGACGCGGTGCTGgtgcggacggcgcggcgctgcgGCGGGTGCGACGGGCGCGAGGACGCCGCGGTGGACGCGCTGCTGCAGTGGCAGAAGATGGGCGACCTGCTCATCGCGGCGTCGCTCCTGTCCATCCCGCTGGAGCTGCTCTACTTCGCCACGTGCGCCGCGCTGGCGCCGCTCCGGCGGGCGCTCCTCCAGCTCGGCACCTTCATTGTCATGTGCGGCGCGTACCACCTGCTCAACGCCCTCGCCTACGACCGCCCGGGCTCCCGCCGCGTCCTCCTCGCCCTCACCTTCGCCAAGGCCCTCGGCGcggtcgccacctccgccgccgccgtctccctcCCCGTCTTCTTCCCGCGCCTGCTCCGCATCAAGGTCCGCGAGTCCCTGCTCCGCACCAAGGCGCGCCAGCTCGaccgcgacctcgccgccgtccggcGCCGCGAGGAGGCCGTGTGGCGCGTAGCCCGCGCGGTCGCGCGCCACGTCCGCGACTCCGCCGACGCGCGCGCCATCCTCCGCACCACCACGctccagctcgccgccgccctcaGCCTCCACGAATGCGCCGTCTGGATGCCCGCCGCGCTCCCCCACCGCGGCGTGCTCCAGCTGACCCACCAGCTGCTGCCGGACGAAGGCGGCAAGGTGCTCGACAGGGGGACACGCGCCATCTCCGTCCGTCACCCTGACGTGGCCGCCGTACTGGCCAGCAAGGACGCCGAGGTGCTCAGGCCAGGCTCCGTGCTTGAGGCGGCGACCGGCGGGGGCCTGCCGCCGGCAGGAGTAGCGGCTGCCATACGGATCCCATATTTCCACGGAGGGAGCTGCGCGTCAGAGCTGGCGGGCTACGCAATCTTAGTCCTGGTTCGTCGCGGTAACGACGACCATAGGTCATCATCATCTGCAGCTTCGACTTGGAGCAATCAGGATCTGGAGGTCGTGAAGGTCGTCGCCGACCAGGTGGCCGTGGCGCTCTCCcacgcggcggcgctggaggagtCCCAGCTGATCCGGCGCGAGCTGGCGGAGCAGCACGGGGCGCTGGTGCACGCGAGGAGCGAGCTCGAGGCCGCGACCAGGTCGAGGAacgccgcgcgcggcgcggtgcGCGACGCCGTGGGGAGGCCGATGCACGCCGTCGTCGGCCTGCTCTCCGTGATGCAGCAGGAGGCCGCCGCGTTGCGCCCCGAGCAGAGGCTCGCCGTCGACGCCATCGCCCGGACAAGCGCCCTCTCCTCGACTCTGGTCGACCACGTCATGGAGACACTGTCGACGACGACGGGCAACCATGACCCGCCACCGCCGTCTAGTGGTCCTACGCTGGTGGCGAGGCGGCCGTTCGACCTCCGCTCGCTGGTCACGGACGCGGCCAGCGTCGGCGGATGCTTAGCCCTCTGCCGGGGCCTCGGCTTCTCGCACCACCTGGAGGCCAGCTCCCTTCCGGAATGGGTGGTCGGCGACGACAAGAGAGTcttccacctcctgctgcacatGGTGGGAGCTCTGCTGAGCCGATGCCACGGCCATGTCGCCGGCGGCGTCCTATCGTTTTCCGTCTGCAGCTTCAGCAACATCGTTGGCGACGACCAGGATCGGATCCCGGTGCCAGAGCGAGCGAAATTCTCCGGTGGCAACCAAGTGTTTGTCAAGTTCCAAGTTGGGCTCACAAGGTCACCGGAGAGCGACCCCGGGAGTTCACCTGCAACTCGCCCGCCACCGTCTGGCCTCGCCCCCGAATCCGGTGACGACACCGGCGTGCGGCTGAGCACAGCCATGTGCAAAAGGATTGCGCAG CTAAAATTTGTTCAGATGATGAATGGAAACATGTGGTGGGCATCCGAGTCCGAAGGCTTTGGAGAAACCATGACGCTCCTCCTGCGGTTCCAGCTGCAGCAGCCACTCAATCCGCACGTGCCCGGTTCAGGCACGTACCGGATCGGAGCCTCGGttccccaccaccaccaccacttcAACGGCCTGAGGATCCTGCTCGCGGACGGCGACGCCACGAGCATGGAGGTCACACGGAAGCTCCTCGAGCGGCTCGGCTGCGAGGTGCTGCCGGTGCCGTCGGCCGCCGACTGCctgagcctgctggggtggagcggcggcggcgccgccgccgccgccgccgagccgccGTTCCAGATGGTGGTCCTCGACATCGACgcgagcggcgccggcgccgcggccgccgcggcgaatGGATTCGAGGTGGCCCTCAGGATCCGGGAGCTCAGCAACGCCTGCTGGCTGCTGATCCTCGTCGCCGTGGCGGCCAGCGGCGTCGACGACGGCGTGCGCGACATGTGCCGGCGGGCGGGGGTGAACGGGCTGATCCAGAAGCCCGTCACGCTCCCGGCGCTGGGAGCTCAGCTCCGGAGTGTCCTCCAGAGCAACTGA